A window of the Gossypium hirsutum isolate 1008001.06 chromosome A05, Gossypium_hirsutum_v2.1, whole genome shotgun sequence genome harbors these coding sequences:
- the LOC121229503 gene encoding WAT1-related protein At4g08300 — MGDQTSGAAASSNVLNKAKPYLAIISLQFGYAGMYILSTICMKHGMSNFILATYRHVVATIVIAPFAFFLERKIRPKMTLPILLRIVILGFLEPVLDQNLYYLGMKFTTATYSSAFVNMLPAVTFIMAMIFRLEKINLKKIHSVAKLAGTAITVGGAMVMTLYKGPIIDFVKSGGATHHGTTTESAGQHWVSGTVALLGSIVGWSSFFILQSFTLKKYPAELSLTAWICFMGTVQDAGLSFIMVRDLSAWKIGFDSRLLAASYSGIVCSGIAYYVQGIVSRARGPVFVTAFSPLCMIITAALGAFVLNEKVHLGSILEPLS, encoded by the exons atgggGGACCAAACATCAGGTGCAGCAGCTTCCTCTAATGTGTTGAACAAAGCGAAGCCATACTTGGCTATCATCTCCCTGCAGTTTGGATATGCAGGGATGTACATCCTCTCCACCATTTGTATGAAGCATGGCATGAGTAATTTCATCCTTGCTACCTACCGTCATGTTGTCGCCACCATTGTTATTGCACCCTTTGCCTTTTTCCTTGAAAG GAAAATTAGGCCAAAGATGACCCTGCCTATCTTGCTCAGGATTGTTATTCTGGGCTTCCTGGA GCCAGTGCTTGACCAAAACTTATACTATCTGGGAATGAAGTTCACAACAGCAACATATTCATCTGCTTTCGTCAACATGCTTCCTGCTGTTACTTTCATAATGGCCATGATTTTCAG GTTGGAGAAAATCAATTTGAAGAAAATACACAGTGTTGCAAAGTTGGCTGGAACTGCAATCACAGTGGGGGGTGCAATGGTGATGACCTTGTACAAAGGCCCCATTATTGACTTCGTAAAGTCAGGTGGAGCCACACACCATGGCACTACCACCGAATCTGCTGGTCAACACTGGGTTTCTGGCACCGTAGCGCTTCTTGGAAGTATCGTTGGCTGGTCAAGCTTCTTTATTTTGCAA TCCTTCACATTGAAGAAGTACCCAGCAGAGCTGTCTCTTACAGCTTGGATATGTTTCATGGGAACGGTGCAAGATGCAGGGCTGTCGTTTATCATGGTTCGTGACCTAAGCGCCTGGAAAATTGGGTTCGACTCCAGGCTTCTTGCTGCATCTTACTCT GGAATAGTGTGCTCCGGGATAGCCTATTACGTGCAAGGAATCGTGAGCCGGGCACGAGGGCCGGTCTTTGTAACAGCTTTTAGCCCTCTATGCATGATCATCACTGCTGCGCTAGGGGCCTTTGTGTTAAATGAAAAAGTCCACCTTGGAAG CATACTGGAGCCATTATCATAG
- the LOC121229504 gene encoding WAT1-related protein At4g08290: MSDQSSNGPLSANFSKAKPYFLMIFLQFGSAGMYIISMVTLNQGMNRYVLVVYRNAIAALVLAPFALVLERKTRPKMTFPIFLQIMALGFLE, translated from the exons ATGAGTGACCAAAGTTCAAATGGACCTTTGAGTGCAAATTTCAGCAAGGCAAAACCTTATTTCCTCATGATATTCTTGCAATTTGGTTCAGCTGGGATGTACATAATCAGCATGGTGACTCTCAACCAAGGCATGAACCGTTACGTGCTCGTCGTGTATCGTAATGCCATTGCTGCACTCGTACTAGCACCTTTTGCACTGGTGCTTGAGAG GAAAACAAGGCCAAAGATGACATTCCCAATCTTCCTACAAATAATGGCCTTGGGATTTCTAGAGTAA